A window of Belonocnema kinseyi isolate 2016_QV_RU_SX_M_011 chromosome 9, B_treatae_v1, whole genome shotgun sequence contains these coding sequences:
- the LOC117179811 gene encoding facilitated trehalose transporter Tret1-like isoform X2, translating to MCPKKWETLGYMCLFAMAAGGTGSWTSPALPHLKSNNSEIPITDVEGAWIAALMEVGIFTGNIVFLFIYSFLGRKNWILMISIPYIIAWLMIVFAKNIITLYISRFITGVSGDLAMMLVPIYIGEIADKDIRGILLIGIRIFINLGHMYAKTAGALFSYKTMNIMILIIPILFFTIFFFMPESPYYLLLQNQREKALKTLMMLKGVKIPEIVDSDLKRIDKSVKENQENRKWKFRQLFAVKGNRKSLFIALVAWTTKHLSGSTSIGAFTQDIFKETEIPLAPEICALIIAIIGVIMALVATLIIERAGRKRTFLLSGLFSALGLAIVGIFFFMKTFLKLNVKSITWLPLLGLIVYEIAFSLGISYIPFILMGEIFSLNVKMPAVLFINTTMSMVLITVKLTFSWVNNLAGTYTSFWIYAICTFFGSILYFCIAPETKGKTLEEIQENMHTRKKKKVPLDKLLKQYFRIKCCRK from the coding sequence TGTGCCTTTTCGCAATGGCAGCTGGAGGAACAGGTTCCTGGACATCCCCTGCTCTACCACACTTGAAGAGTAACAATTCTGAAATTCCTATAACGGACGTAGAGGGTGCATGGATAGCTGCACTAATGGAAGTTGGGATATTTACCGGAAATATcgtatttctatttatttatagttttctaGGTCGAAAAAACTGGATTCTCATGATATCCATACCTTACATAATTGCATGGCTGATGATTGTTTTCGCAAAAAATATCATTACATTATACATATCACGTTTTATCACAGGAGTTTCTGGTGATCTTGCAATGATGTTAGTTCCTATATACATAGGAGAAATTGCTGACAAAGACATAAGAGGAATACTACTTATTGGAATAAGGATTTTCATCAATTTGGGTCACATGTATGCCAAAACAGCCGGCGCATTATTTTCTTATAAGACAATGAACATAATGATATTAATCATTCCAATTCttttctttacaatatttttctttatgcCAGAAAGTCCCTATTATCTTCTATTGCAAAATCAAAGAGAAAAGGCCCTCAAAACGTTGATGATGTTGAAAGGAGTCAAGATACCAGAAATTGTAGATTCAGATCTAAAGAGAATAGATAAATCCGTAAAGGAGAATCAAGAAAATAGGAAATGGAAGTTTCGACAATTGTTTGCTGTTAAGGGAAACAGAAAAAGTCTCTTCATTGCCTTGGTGGCTTGGACGACAAAACATTTATCAGGATCAACGTCTATTGGTGCCTTTActcaagatattttcaaagaaacagaaaTCCCCTTGGCACCAGAAATATGTGCATTGATAATTGCAATAATTGGGGTAATAATGGCTCTGGTAGCTACTTTAATAATCGAGCGAGCTGGCCGAAAAAGGACTTTTTTATTGTCTGGTTTATTTTCTGCCCTGGGCCTAGCAATagtaggaatattttttttcatgaagacttttctcaaattaaatgttaaatcaaTCACTTGGCTACCGCTTTTGGGATTAATTGTCTATGAAATTGCATTTTCTTTGGGTATTTCTTATATACCCTTTATTTTAATGGgcgaaattttttctcttaatgTGAAAATGCCAGCTGTGCTTTTTATTAACACAACAATGAGTATGGTCTTGATTACTGTTAAACTTACATTCTCATGGGTAAATAATTTAGCAGGTACTTATACCAGTTTCTGGATTTATGCAATCTGCACTTTCTTCGGCTCGATTCTCTATTTTTGCATCGCGCCTGAAACAAAGGGTAAGACCCTTgaagaaattcaggaaaatatgcataccagaaagaaaaaaaaagtcccTCTAGATAAACTATTAAAgcaatatttcagaataaaatgttGTAGGAAATAG
- the LOC117179811 gene encoding facilitated trehalose transporter Tret1-like isoform X1 yields MKDKNQYSDSRDNEYEKVPAEDLSSEVKNVPQKVGNSWLQYVATASVCLFAMAAGGTGSWTSPALPHLKSNNSEIPITDVEGAWIAALMEVGIFTGNIVFLFIYSFLGRKNWILMISIPYIIAWLMIVFAKNIITLYISRFITGVSGDLAMMLVPIYIGEIADKDIRGILLIGIRIFINLGHMYAKTAGALFSYKTMNIMILIIPILFFTIFFFMPESPYYLLLQNQREKALKTLMMLKGVKIPEIVDSDLKRIDKSVKENQENRKWKFRQLFAVKGNRKSLFIALVAWTTKHLSGSTSIGAFTQDIFKETEIPLAPEICALIIAIIGVIMALVATLIIERAGRKRTFLLSGLFSALGLAIVGIFFFMKTFLKLNVKSITWLPLLGLIVYEIAFSLGISYIPFILMGEIFSLNVKMPAVLFINTTMSMVLITVKLTFSWVNNLAGTYTSFWIYAICTFFGSILYFCIAPETKGKTLEEIQENMHTRKKKKVPLDKLLKQYFRIKCCRK; encoded by the coding sequence TGTGCCTTTTCGCAATGGCAGCTGGAGGAACAGGTTCCTGGACATCCCCTGCTCTACCACACTTGAAGAGTAACAATTCTGAAATTCCTATAACGGACGTAGAGGGTGCATGGATAGCTGCACTAATGGAAGTTGGGATATTTACCGGAAATATcgtatttctatttatttatagttttctaGGTCGAAAAAACTGGATTCTCATGATATCCATACCTTACATAATTGCATGGCTGATGATTGTTTTCGCAAAAAATATCATTACATTATACATATCACGTTTTATCACAGGAGTTTCTGGTGATCTTGCAATGATGTTAGTTCCTATATACATAGGAGAAATTGCTGACAAAGACATAAGAGGAATACTACTTATTGGAATAAGGATTTTCATCAATTTGGGTCACATGTATGCCAAAACAGCCGGCGCATTATTTTCTTATAAGACAATGAACATAATGATATTAATCATTCCAATTCttttctttacaatatttttctttatgcCAGAAAGTCCCTATTATCTTCTATTGCAAAATCAAAGAGAAAAGGCCCTCAAAACGTTGATGATGTTGAAAGGAGTCAAGATACCAGAAATTGTAGATTCAGATCTAAAGAGAATAGATAAATCCGTAAAGGAGAATCAAGAAAATAGGAAATGGAAGTTTCGACAATTGTTTGCTGTTAAGGGAAACAGAAAAAGTCTCTTCATTGCCTTGGTGGCTTGGACGACAAAACATTTATCAGGATCAACGTCTATTGGTGCCTTTActcaagatattttcaaagaaacagaaaTCCCCTTGGCACCAGAAATATGTGCATTGATAATTGCAATAATTGGGGTAATAATGGCTCTGGTAGCTACTTTAATAATCGAGCGAGCTGGCCGAAAAAGGACTTTTTTATTGTCTGGTTTATTTTCTGCCCTGGGCCTAGCAATagtaggaatattttttttcatgaagacttttctcaaattaaatgttaaatcaaTCACTTGGCTACCGCTTTTGGGATTAATTGTCTATGAAATTGCATTTTCTTTGGGTATTTCTTATATACCCTTTATTTTAATGGgcgaaattttttctcttaatgTGAAAATGCCAGCTGTGCTTTTTATTAACACAACAATGAGTATGGTCTTGATTACTGTTAAACTTACATTCTCATGGGTAAATAATTTAGCAGGTACTTATACCAGTTTCTGGATTTATGCAATCTGCACTTTCTTCGGCTCGATTCTCTATTTTTGCATCGCGCCTGAAACAAAGGGTAAGACCCTTgaagaaattcaggaaaatatgcataccagaaagaaaaaaaaagtcccTCTAGATAAACTATTAAAgcaatatttcagaataaaatgttGTAGGAAATAG